The Symphalangus syndactylus isolate Jambi chromosome 8, NHGRI_mSymSyn1-v2.1_pri, whole genome shotgun sequence genome includes a window with the following:
- the SLC40A1 gene encoding solute carrier family 40 member 1 encodes MTRAGDHNRQRGCCGSLADYLTSAKFLLYLGHSLSTWGDRMWHFAVSVFLVELYGNSLLLTAVYGLVVAGSVLVLGAIIGDWVDKNARLKVAQTSLVVQNVSVILCGIILMMVFLHKHELLTMYHGWVLTSCYILIITIANIANLASTATAITIQRDWIVVVAGEDRSKLANMNATIRRIDQLTNILAPMAVGQIMTFGSPVIGCGFISGWNLVSMCVEYFLLWKVYQKTPALAVKAALKEEETELKQLNLHKDTEPKPLEGTHLMGVKDSNIHELEHEQEPTCASQMAEPFRTFRDGWVSYYNQPVFLAGMGLAFLYMTVLGFDCITTGYAYTQGLSGSILSILMGASAITGIMGTVAFTWLRRKCGLVRTGLISGLAQLSCLILCVISVFMPGSPLDLSVSPFEDIRSRFIQGESITPTKIPETIITTEIYMSNGSNSANIVPETSPESVPIISVSLLFAGVIAARIGLWSFDLTVTQLLQENVIESERGIINGVQNSMNYLLDLLHFIMVILAPNPEAFGLLVLISVSFVAMGHIMYFRFAQNTLGNKLFACGPDAKEVRKENQANTSVV; translated from the exons ATGACCAGGGCGGGAGATCACAACCGCCAGAGAGGATGCTGTG GATCCTTGGCCGACTACCTGACCTCTGCAAAATTCCTTCTCTACCTTGGTCATTCTCTGTCTACTTGG GGAGATCGGATGTGGCACTTTGCGGTGTCTGTGTTTCTGGTAGAGCTCTATGGAAACAGCCTCCTTTTGACAGCAGTCTACGGGCTGGTGGTGGCAGGGTCTGTTCTGGTCCTGGGAGCCATCATTGGTGACTGGGTGGACAAAAATGCTAGACTTAAAG TGGCCCAGACCTCGCTGGTGGTACAGAATGTTTCAGTCATCCTGTGTGGAATCATCCTGATGATGGTTTTCTTACATAAACATGAGCTTCTGACCATGTACCATGGATGGGTTCTC ACTTCCTGCTATATCCTGATCATCACTATTGCAAATATTGCAAATTTGGCCAGTACTGCTACTGCAATCACAATCCAAAGGGATTGGATTGTTGTTGTTGCAGGAGAAGACAGAAGCAAACTAGCAA ATATGAATGCCACAATACGAAGGATTGACCAGTTAACCAACATCTTAGCCCCCATGGCTGTTGGCCAGATTATGACGTTTGGCTCCCCAGTCATCGGCTGTGGCTTTATTTCGGGATGGAACTTGGTATCCATGTGCGTGGAGTACTTTCTGCTCTGGAAGGTTTACCAGAAAACCCCAGCTCTAGCTGTGAAAGCTGCTCttaaagaagaggaaactgaactGAAACAGCTGAATTTACACAAAG ATACTGAGCCAAAACCCCTGGAGGGAACTCATCTAATGGGTGTGAAAGACTCTAACATCCATGAGCTTGAACATGAGCAAGAGCCTACTTGTGCCTCCCAGATGGCTGAGCCCTTCCGTACCTTCCGAGATGGATGGGTCTCCTACTACAACCAGCCTGTGTTTCTGGCTGGCATGGGCCTTGCTTTCCTTTATATGACTGTCCTGGGCTTTGACTGCATCACCACAGGGTACGCCTACACTCAGGGACTGAGTGGTTCCATCCTCAGTATTTTGATGGGAGCATCAGCTATAACTGGAATAATGGGAACTGTAGCTTTTACTTGGCTACGTCGAAAATGTGGTTTGGTTCGGACAGGTCTGATCTCAGGATTGGCACAGCTTTCCTGTTTGATCTTGTGTGTGATCTCTGTATTCATGCCTGGAAGCCCCCTGGACTTGTCCGTTTCTCCTTTTGAAGATATCCGATCAAGGTTCATTCAAGGAGAGTCAATTACACCTACCAAGATACCTGAAACCATTATTACAACTGAAATATACATGTCTAATGGGTCTAATTCTGCTAATATTGTCCCAGAGACAAGTCCTGAATCTGTGCCCATAATCTCCGTCAGTCTGCTGTTTGCAGGCGTCATTGCTGCTAGAATCG GTCTTTGGTCCTTTGATTTAACTGTGACACAGTTGCTGCAAGAAAATGTAATTGAATCTGAAAGAGGCATTATAAATGGTGTACAGAACTCCATGAACTATCTTCTTGATCTTCTGCATTTCATCATGGTCATCCTGGCTCCAAATCCTGAAGCTTTTGGCTTGCTCGTATTGATTTCAGTCTCCTTTGTGGCAATGGGCCACATTATGTATTTCCGATTTGCCCAAAATACTCTGGGAAACAAGCTCTTTGCTTGCGGTCCTGATGCAAAAGAAGTTAGGAAGGAAAATCAAGCAAATACATCTGTTGTTTGA